The region TGGGGATGCTCTGGCGACAAACCCCCGTATACACCACTCCGCGGGACAGTGGGAGACCACACCCTGCTCAGCTCAGAACTGGCGACCCAGCGCACACTGGTGTCCCAGGCTAGAGACACAGCGGTGGCCATTGGGACCCTGAACTAAGGATTCCACCAGCATCTGCACTCTTCCTCTGTCTTGCTGTTTTGTCAATTAAAgttttaatcatcatcatcccaGAAAGAGATCTAAACGTGCTTTGTGTGTGAGTGGgaggtgaagggggggggggggtcgttttcaattttttttttttttacgaagttCGCAGTGAGAGGCTGTTGTAGAACAGGATAGCATAAGAAAGAGCGAGTTGATGGCGGTGATGATGAGGCGGATGAAGTTTAATGTAGCTAGAGAGAGCGTGGTGTACGAGCGTTATCGTGCGTTTTCGAGTTCGTGCATGTGTTGTTGGCCTCTAGCGGAGCGGCACATACCTATAGTGGGAGACTGGCCATTGCAAAACAGTCTCTGTTACTGCTGGACCTGCCACCTAGCTGCTCTGGCGTCAACTTTtccttcttactttctttctttcttcataacTTTTTCGCGGGAGGTGCACTAAAGAAGTAGGTCTTTACTGCGAGCTTTCTTTCCGCATTGCCTATTTCCAAGTTGTAGCTTTCGCTTTGGGTTGACGTACTTTAAGCATGGAGCCATTTGAAGAGTAATCATTGTAACGTTCGTTAACAACAGCTGTCGTCGAGGGAACAAAGTGCgccagaaaatttcgaccattgCCTCGTTGCTGTTCTCACCTGTTGAACACTGCTGCAACCAAATAATAAAATGACACAAACATAAGCACACATATTGCAAGAGAAAATACACACGCACTTAATACATAACGCAAGTACAGCAATCTGATTAGGTTATAGAATTAATACAGCAGTTTGTCAGGGGCGCGTTTGGCTGATGAGCGGGAAGTGGCGGGAACGAATCCCAGCTACAGCgaccgcatttcgacggaggcggaaTACATCCACGTGCGACGCGACGCCTGTGGAAGAactctacttccgagccaggggagagccgcccgactgcaaggacctggatgagagactgatcagctatgcagaaataatagagagctatagaagtcaaaggaggattttccctccgccggacaaaacactagggaataaagaagctacaacatggcgtagactacaagctgggaacttcataaacccggtgtgggcatcacacgtatttagggaaaaggaaatagaggaaaaatgcaaaaaatgtgagaatagggggaccctagatcacatcatttgggaatgtacacactccccagggattaaagaaggaataaatagcaaggaagcctgggaaacccttctgcaaagcgcggaccccgccgtgcagaaaaaagtcattcacctggcactggaggccgcaagagaccaagaactctatgcctgcctttagatgcgaggctcccggcccccacccctaggcctgcgtgccagagatggggagtaggggagcctcttctctggtggaaataaaggtttttggaatggaatgtggAAGAACTCCGGTGGATAAATTAAATCCGGAGTCATCCGCTACACAAGCACTCGTCCGTCGCCATGCtcaagggaggaggaggaagatttgAGGCCAGCactccctcccttcccttatcccttcccttacggcgcggttcaggtgtccaacgatatacgagacagatactgcgacacttcctttccccaaaaaaccaactattattattattattattattagtgtaaGGCCCgctgaagccaagcactccatgAAAGAGGGGGAGGAAACAAGGAGAAGCAGTGGCGATGTTACAAGAGTCGAGATTATGTTCTGTGTCTGCATTGATCTCTGAACAGTTTGGACAGTGAGCTGTGTCACGTCATTCAAAGTTGTAGACCCAAACCTCTCCCGTCACTGAACTCGGAACAAGCACACGTCTTTCGCAAAGCTCGCCTCACTCCAAGTTTTATTACTCAGCCCACTAATGCCCTGtgcaacttcggatggcgtgCCACAGCTCGCCGATCAGGGCAGATGCAGGACACATTCTGTGCGCATGTAACGCTATACCATTACCTTTCCTGGAGTGACGATGGTAGTACATTTGTATCACTCAAGGGCACCTGCGTCCAAAGAGCTccatggcacaatgtattttcgtttgctcaaggcggggtccaagacccatttcccaagcacttcaccctgaGTAAGCCGAGCACTATATATAGGcaaggggaagcttgtacccattgtgtcaccggtgggtacccggcggcactggggatcgaaccccgcacctcccgaatgAGAGGCAGATGCTCACGACATGAGGCCACTGTTGTGAACGTTATGTTTCGTGGAAAGACGGTTTTCCGTGCGTCGACCTTTGAGACCGATTCCCCGCTTTGCGGAAACATTCGGACTTATTTATTACCGTCTGTGCCCTTCGAGGAGGGCGCCCCGCGTCCCCCTGCGCCACGCAAGGCCGCTCTCCCTGGAGAGCATCTCTCAACGCCGGAGTCCCCGAGTGGCGAGAGGGGAGGTGTCTGGCGGCTCAGACCGTGGGAGCGACGAGACAACGGCGAAAGCGTCAGTCGCAAAACGAACCTTGTACGCATCGAACCTTTTTGTAAGCTGTCTCTTTTACCCAGTATTAAATTCAGTTGTTCTTCGTTCATCGGTTGCTTACTCTTCAACGACCGTCAACGTATTCACGACATTTTATACAGAAgttttggtgccgaaacccgggacggGAAGTGAAGAGACGAAATTGCGAACAACGAACCGTGGATATTCGCCTTATTGTGGCCTGTCATCTCAACAGATCcaacgctgctacatgaagtcgTCTCATCCTTTGGTTATTTGAAGCAATTCCGGTGATCCACAACGGTACTGGTACAACGATGGAGCACATCTGCAAGAAGCGAAAGGTATTGCGCACTCAAGTAACGAAGCTTGTCAATGAATGCCTAGAGCGTCTAGATCGGCTAACTCAGAGCGATGCTAGTGTCTTGCACGCTCGACTAATGTCTCTCCATGCTGAGCTCAACGCTGTGAACAGTCGTTTCGAGGAGATACTGGATGATGATCAGGCCGAGACGGAGTACGAGCAGATTTTCGAATACAACGATCGAATCGTAACCGTCTTGGCAAAGCTGCAACAGTGTATCTCCAACCCGACTGGAAACCCACCAACGACTCAGCACGAGAATAACGCCGCTCAGGCCACAACGACCTCCAAGATTAGGCTCAAACTGCCAAGGCTGGAGCTCACGAGATTCAGCGGACGGCGACACGACTGGCAGCCCTTCTGGGAAGTGTTCGAACAAGTAGTCGACAAGAACGAAGAACTGTCATCTGTCGACAAGTTCCACTACCTGAGGGCATCGGTCACAGGTGACGCCGCTGCTGCACTCGCTGGACTTCCACCAACCGCACGGTGCTACAGCGACGCCGTAGAGCTCCTCAAGAAGCGCTTCGGCAACGAAGAGCTCCTAATCCAAGAGCATATGAAGAAGCTGATTGATATACAGCCAGTTCGCTCTTCGGACGACGTACGCGGACTTCGTCACCTGTACGATACTCTGGCTGCGCACATCAAGGGCTTGGAGACACTGGGCCAAAAGCATGACTCCTACAGCTCACTGCTCATGCCGATTGTGCAACGAGCTTTACCAACGGACATCCTTCTCGACTACAGCCGTCAATGCCTCATCGCGACAACTAGCTCCTCGGACGAGGACGAGGAATCAACGACCGACGACGCTTCGGAAGGCTCTAACGAAACTAAAAAAGGTACTGTGACGTCCTTTTCACGCCTTATTGCTTTCCTGAGGGTCGAAGTGGAAAGTCGAGAAAATCTGGCTGCATTAAGGAACATGGATATAACTAAAAGCGCTAATGACAGTCGAAAGGAGAAAACGAAGCCGCCTTCCAAAAAGATGAATAAGCCTTTTTCGACCGCTGCAGCCCTGCACCAAAATATAACGAAGGAAGGCTGTTTCTTCTGCAAGGCTAAGGAGCATCAGACGCATGAATGCGATGCACAGAAAAGCATAGACGAAAAGAAACAACTTCTACAAGCGGCAGGAAGATGCTTTAAGTGTACACGAAAAGGGCATCGTTCAAGAAATTGTAATGTGTACATGAAATGCATGAAGTGCGGGAAGAGACACGCTACCTCAACATGTGACCCTTCCTACTTGGTAGCTCGCAAAAGAGAAGCAGCTAATGGAGTCACAAACGCACAGGTTAGCCTTGAAACGTCGACAACAGGATCCGAATCCGCTCCCATGATGACCGTCTTACTGCAAACGGCGGCAGTTAACTGTGGTGGCCAAAAAACCTGGACGCAACTGCGAGTCCTTTTCGATGGCGGAAGCCAACGCTCGTACATCACATCGGAAGCGTCGAAAAGAAAAGGATGCAGACTTCTCGGAGAAGAAATGCTGACCGTGGGGGTCTTTGGCGGTCACCAAGAAGAAAAATTATTCAGGCGAGTTATGGTCAAGGTGAAAACTAAAAAGGGGAAAACTTGCGAACTGGAGGTTCTGGAGACAGACGTAATTTGCGATCAGTATATCCCAACACCACCCGTGACACTGACGGACAGGCTGAGAATACTCGGCTACGAACCCGCCGATTTTACCAACGACGGAGGGCCTAGAAACATCGGGCTTTTAATAGGTTCCGATCACATTTGGGAGCTAACGACCGGCCGATCCACAAAGATCGACGGAAAACTGAGAGCCGTTGAAACAGCTGTTGGTTGGACCATTCAAGGACCAGTTCAAGGCATAGCCGAAGGGCCCCATTGCATGCAAACGATCACCCTGCGAACCTCGGTCACGGAAATAAGCACAACTGACATATTGACGAAATTCTGGACATTGGAGTCGATTGGGATAAATGACAATGAGGCAAGGACCGGAAAAAATGCTGCTGTGGAGTTTTTTGAGGACACGGTACAGCTGAAGGGGGGTCGTTATGAGGTAGCCCTCCCCTGGAAACCTGTTACGGCTTTAGAGGATAACAGAGAGGTTGCTCTCAGACGCCTACACCAGCTGACAAGACGCCTGCAGAACTCTCCAGAGCTATTGAATGATTATGATGCGGCTATAAGACAGTACAGCGCACTGAATATGGCAGAGATCGTCGAAACGAACGACAGTGGAGCAAACACTGTATATCACATGCCGCATCAG is a window of Amblyomma americanum isolate KBUSLIRL-KWMA chromosome 4, ASM5285725v1, whole genome shotgun sequence DNA encoding:
- the LOC144130021 gene encoding uncharacterized protein LOC144130021 gives rise to the protein MSLHAELNAVNSRFEEILDDDQAETEYEQIFEYNDRIVTVLAKLQQCISNPTGNPPTTQHENNAAQATTTSKIRLKLPRLELTRFSGRRHDWQPFWEVFEQVVDKNEELSSVDKFHYLRASVTGDAAAALAGLPPTARCYSDAVELLKKRFGNEELLIQEHMKKLIDIQPVRSSDDVRGLRHLYDTLAAHIKGLETLGQKHDSYSSLLMPIVQRALPTDILLDYSRQCLIATTSSSDEDEESTTDDASEGSNETKKGQQNL